A single region of the Paraburkholderia sprentiae WSM5005 genome encodes:
- a CDS encoding DUF748 domain-containing protein: protein MAMSKGRRWVVVVGGTLLALLLIAIGAMQFAQQEVKNRVSAVLGPLGSAERIDVGLTSVHLTHVLLKAPPGWPAGEPLRADEITITPDVRDLIARRMHIREIVVRGFDMAVLRTSNGSLNLLPNLRESLNRGNQSGGTGAAAPIPREKRVDHIRFEQGNFHFYDMTVGPPPFKVTVSNATASVDNLHLPSLTEPTNVSVRGSLKGPAHTGTVTFDGWIKIASRDSQTTSTLRGVDIAMLDPYLLKKAGARAQVTGGTVDLTIESTVRNYHLRAPGTVTVHHLQLAESDNPLETFMSIPTRAAVAALRTHNGDITLHFVLDGDLRDPKFSVREGILTRIGAGFAQALGVSVEGVAKGAGETVKGLGNALKNLLGQ from the coding sequence ATGGCGATGTCGAAGGGCAGGCGCTGGGTCGTCGTCGTGGGCGGAACGCTATTGGCGTTGTTGCTGATCGCGATCGGCGCGATGCAATTCGCGCAACAGGAAGTCAAGAATCGCGTCAGCGCGGTGCTCGGGCCGCTCGGCAGTGCCGAGCGCATCGATGTCGGCCTCACCTCGGTTCACCTTACCCACGTTCTGCTGAAAGCGCCGCCCGGCTGGCCGGCGGGCGAACCGCTACGCGCCGACGAAATCACGATCACCCCCGACGTGCGCGACCTGATCGCGCGGCGTATGCATATCCGCGAGATCGTCGTGCGTGGCTTCGACATGGCCGTGCTACGCACCAGCAACGGCTCGCTGAACCTGCTGCCGAATCTGCGCGAATCGCTGAACCGTGGCAATCAGTCGGGCGGCACCGGCGCGGCAGCGCCGATCCCGCGCGAAAAGCGGGTCGACCATATCCGCTTCGAGCAAGGCAACTTCCATTTCTACGACATGACGGTCGGGCCGCCACCGTTCAAGGTGACGGTCAGCAACGCGACCGCGAGCGTCGACAATCTGCATTTGCCGTCGCTTACCGAGCCGACCAACGTCAGCGTTCGCGGCTCGCTGAAGGGTCCGGCGCATACGGGCACGGTGACGTTCGACGGCTGGATCAAGATCGCCAGCCGCGATTCGCAGACGACGAGCACGCTGCGCGGCGTCGATATCGCGATGCTCGATCCGTATCTGCTGAAAAAGGCCGGCGCGCGCGCACAGGTGACGGGCGGCACGGTCGACCTGACGATCGAATCGACGGTGCGCAACTATCATCTGCGCGCACCCGGCACGGTGACGGTCCACCATCTGCAACTCGCCGAATCCGACAATCCGCTCGAGACGTTCATGTCGATTCCGACCCGCGCCGCCGTCGCCGCGCTGCGCACGCACAACGGCGACATCACGCTGCATTTCGTGCTCGACGGCGATCTGCGCGATCCGAAGTTCTCGGTGCGCGAAGGGATCCTCACGCGCATCGGTGCGGGGTTTGCGCAGGCGCTCGGGGTCAGCGTCGAAGGCGTCGCAAAGGGCGCGGGCGAGACCGTGAAGGGTCTCGGCAATGCGTTGAAGAATCTGTTGGGACAGTAG
- a CDS encoding HAD family hydrolase encodes MAIKAVVFDFGGVLIDWSPEYLYRELIPDDVERRWFLTHVCSMDWVVRQDGGQPIVEATDELIARFPDHEPLIRAFYERWHEMVAGVLDDGIALMEKLEAAEVPLFGLTNWSHETFPYAWEHYPVLRRFRDIVVSGRVKLVKPDPAIFAEMRRRIELQIPGVEPAELVFIDDNAKNAEAATALGWHGVHHTSAAQTETKLRKLGLPV; translated from the coding sequence ATGGCGATCAAGGCAGTGGTGTTCGATTTCGGCGGCGTGCTGATCGACTGGAGTCCCGAGTACCTGTACCGCGAGTTGATTCCCGACGACGTCGAGCGCCGCTGGTTCCTCACGCACGTTTGCTCGATGGACTGGGTGGTCCGCCAGGACGGCGGCCAGCCGATCGTCGAAGCCACCGACGAGCTGATCGCGCGGTTTCCCGATCACGAGCCGCTGATCCGCGCGTTCTATGAGCGCTGGCACGAGATGGTGGCCGGCGTGCTCGACGACGGCATCGCGCTGATGGAAAAACTCGAAGCGGCCGAGGTGCCGCTCTTTGGGCTCACCAACTGGTCGCACGAGACTTTCCCGTATGCGTGGGAGCACTATCCGGTGCTGAGGCGGTTTCGGGACATCGTCGTGTCGGGGCGCGTGAAGCTCGTGAAGCCCGACCCGGCGATCTTCGCGGAAATGCGCCGGCGCATCGAGTTGCAGATACCCGGTGTCGAACCGGCCGAACTCGTCTTCATCGACGACAACGCGAAGAACGCCGAAGCCGCGACGGCGCTCGGCTGGCACGGCGTGCATCACACGAGCGCCGCGCAAACCGAGACGAAGCTGCGCAAGCTGGGCTTGCCGGTTTGA
- a CDS encoding aminopeptidase P family protein produces the protein MNARLPETSSIPERLASLRAAMAREGIAAYLVPSADPHLSEYLPGRWQGRQWLSGFTGSAGTLIVTADFAGVWTDSRYWEQASAQLAGTGVQLMKMMGGQQTTPHFDWLAQRVASGGTVGVDGAVLGVAAARALSAALKARGVQLRTDVDLFDAIWAQRPALPADAVFEHLAPQAGVTRADKLAQVRRAMGDKGAQWHFISTLDDLAWLLNLRGADVSYNPVFVAHALIGGDRASLFIGDGKVSPALAEVLARDGIGVEPYAQAAEALAALPAGSTLLIDPRRITYGSLQAVPSSVKVVEAVNPSTFLKSCKTAADAAHVRETMEHDGAALAEFFAWFESALGRERITELTIDERLTAARARHPGFVSLSFATIAGFNANGAMPHYRATEESHAVIEGNGLLLIDSGGQYLSGTTDITRVVPVGTPSIEQRRDFTVVLKGMIALSRAQFPRGIRSPMLDAIARAPIWQAGADYGHGTGHGVGYFLNVHEGPQVISHYAPAEPWTAMEEGMITSNEPGLYRPGKWGVRIENLVLNVAAEKTEFGDFLKFETLTLCPIDTRCIELSLLRDDERAWLNAYHETVRTRLAPHVSGDAKAWLELRTQPV, from the coding sequence ATGAACGCCCGACTTCCCGAAACCTCCTCCATTCCCGAGCGCCTCGCGAGCCTGCGCGCTGCGATGGCGCGCGAAGGCATCGCCGCTTACCTCGTGCCGTCGGCGGATCCGCATCTGTCCGAGTATCTTCCCGGGCGCTGGCAAGGCCGCCAGTGGCTGTCGGGCTTCACCGGCTCCGCCGGCACGCTGATCGTGACCGCCGATTTCGCCGGCGTCTGGACCGACAGCCGCTACTGGGAGCAGGCGAGCGCCCAGCTCGCCGGCACCGGCGTGCAGCTGATGAAAATGATGGGCGGCCAGCAGACAACGCCGCATTTCGACTGGCTCGCGCAGCGGGTTGCGAGCGGCGGAACCGTCGGTGTGGACGGCGCGGTGCTCGGCGTCGCGGCCGCGCGCGCGTTGAGCGCCGCACTGAAGGCGCGCGGCGTGCAGCTGCGCACCGACGTCGACCTGTTCGACGCGATCTGGGCGCAGCGTCCCGCGCTCCCCGCCGACGCCGTCTTCGAGCATCTTGCGCCGCAAGCGGGCGTCACGCGCGCGGACAAGCTCGCGCAGGTGCGTCGCGCGATGGGCGACAAAGGCGCGCAATGGCACTTCATCTCCACGCTCGACGATCTCGCCTGGCTGCTGAACCTGCGCGGCGCCGACGTCAGCTACAACCCGGTGTTCGTCGCGCACGCGCTGATCGGCGGCGATCGCGCGTCGCTCTTTATCGGCGACGGCAAAGTCTCGCCGGCGCTCGCCGAAGTGCTGGCGCGCGACGGCATCGGCGTCGAGCCGTACGCGCAAGCCGCCGAGGCGCTCGCCGCGCTGCCGGCCGGCAGCACGCTGCTGATCGATCCGCGGCGCATCACGTACGGTTCGCTGCAGGCGGTGCCGTCGTCGGTGAAGGTGGTCGAGGCGGTCAATCCGTCCACTTTCCTGAAGTCGTGCAAGACCGCCGCCGACGCCGCGCACGTGCGCGAGACGATGGAGCACGACGGCGCCGCGCTCGCCGAATTCTTCGCGTGGTTCGAAAGCGCGCTGGGCCGCGAGCGCATCACCGAACTGACGATCGACGAACGTCTGACAGCCGCCCGCGCGCGCCATCCCGGCTTCGTGTCGCTGAGCTTCGCGACGATCGCGGGCTTCAACGCGAACGGCGCAATGCCGCACTATCGCGCGACCGAAGAGTCGCATGCGGTGATCGAGGGCAACGGTCTGCTGCTGATCGACTCGGGCGGCCAGTACCTGAGCGGCACGACCGACATCACGCGCGTCGTCCCGGTCGGCACGCCGAGCATCGAACAGCGCCGCGATTTCACCGTCGTGCTGAAGGGCATGATCGCGCTGTCGCGCGCGCAATTCCCGCGCGGCATCCGCTCGCCGATGCTCGACGCGATCGCGCGCGCGCCGATCTGGCAGGCTGGCGCCGACTATGGCCACGGCACCGGTCACGGGGTCGGCTACTTCCTGAACGTGCACGAAGGCCCGCAGGTGATCTCGCACTACGCGCCGGCAGAACCGTGGACCGCGATGGAGGAGGGCATGATCACGTCGAACGAGCCGGGTCTGTATCGGCCGGGCAAGTGGGGCGTGCGCATCGAAAACCTCGTGCTGAACGTGGCCGCGGAAAAAACCGAATTCGGCGATTTCCTGAAGTTCGAAACGCTGACGCTGTGTCCGATCGACACGCGCTGCATCGAGCTGTCGCTGCTGCGCGACGACGAGCGTGCGTGGCTCAACGCCTATCACGAAACGGTACGTACGCGCCTCGCGCCGCATGTGTCGGGCGACGCGAAGGCGTGGCTCGAACTGCGCACGCAACCGGTCTGA
- a CDS encoding response regulator transcription factor: MRIALIEPDLQHAKLVDRLIFAGGHVCQHFTTSATFLQRATDEFFDLLITESWAGDHCAEDVIPRARSILPGLPVMMLITAPRECQIVAALHAGADDCLSKPVRGPEMLARVEALQRRAGLRRPRNRRRDAIGGYTFEPATFAVSFREVTVTLTPKEFRLALLLFNNLARPVSRAHILETVWARRRDAKSRTIDTHASRVRSKLQLRPELGYTLSPVYGYGYQLDAIPPETLTGGN, from the coding sequence ATGCGCATCGCCCTTATCGAACCCGACCTGCAACACGCCAAACTGGTCGACCGGCTCATCTTCGCCGGGGGCCACGTATGCCAACACTTCACCACCAGCGCCACCTTTTTGCAGCGCGCCACCGACGAGTTCTTCGACTTGCTGATCACCGAAAGCTGGGCCGGCGACCATTGCGCCGAAGACGTGATCCCGCGGGCGCGCTCCATCTTGCCGGGCCTGCCCGTCATGATGCTGATTACGGCACCGCGCGAATGCCAGATCGTCGCCGCGCTGCACGCCGGCGCCGACGACTGCCTGAGCAAGCCGGTGCGGGGCCCCGAAATGCTCGCGCGTGTCGAGGCGCTGCAGCGCCGCGCGGGCCTGCGTCGGCCGCGTAACCGGCGGCGCGACGCGATCGGCGGCTATACGTTCGAGCCGGCGACTTTCGCAGTGAGCTTCCGCGAAGTAACCGTGACCCTGACGCCGAAGGAATTTCGCCTCGCGCTGCTGCTGTTCAACAATCTGGCGCGGCCGGTGTCGCGCGCGCATATCCTCGAAACCGTTTGGGCGCGCCGTCGCGACGCAAAGTCGCGCACCATCGACACCCACGCGTCGCGCGTGCGCAGCAAGCTGCAACTACGCCCGGAGCTTGGCTATACGCTGTCGCCGGTCTATGGTTACGGTTACCAGCTCGACGCGATCCCGCCGGAGACCCTGACAGGCGGTAACTGA
- the hemA gene encoding glutamyl-tRNA reductase: protein MQLLTIGINHHTAPVALRERVAFPLEQIKPALDTFKGIWLGRMAPNAPEAAILSTCNRTELYCATDDLAAREASIQWLSKYHNLPIDELAPHVYALPQSEAVRHAFRVASGLDSMVLGETQIVGQMKDAVRTASEAGALGTYLNQLFQRTFAVAKEVRSTTEIGAQSVSMAAAAVRLAQRIFDKIANQRVLFIGAGEMIELCATHFAAQQPRELVVANRTAERGMRLAERFNGRAIPLSELPARMHEFDIIVSCTASTLPIIGLGAVERAVKARRHRPIFMVDLAVPRDIEPEAGQLEDVFLYTVDDLGAIVREGNASRQAAVAQAEAIIETRVQNFMQWLDARSIVPVIRHMHTQADTLRRAEVERAQKMLARGDDPAEVLEALSQSLTNKLIHGPTHALNRASSDNRDKLIELMSGFYRHSGSSER, encoded by the coding sequence ATGCAGCTTCTAACGATCGGAATCAACCATCACACTGCGCCTGTCGCCTTGCGCGAACGCGTGGCGTTTCCGCTCGAACAGATCAAGCCTGCCCTGGATACCTTCAAAGGCATCTGGCTTGGCCGCATGGCCCCCAATGCGCCCGAAGCCGCCATCCTATCCACCTGCAACCGCACCGAACTCTACTGCGCGACCGACGACCTCGCCGCACGCGAAGCTTCGATCCAGTGGCTGTCGAAATACCACAACCTGCCCATCGACGAACTGGCACCGCACGTCTACGCGCTGCCCCAGTCCGAAGCGGTGCGGCATGCGTTCCGCGTGGCATCGGGGCTTGATTCGATGGTGCTCGGCGAAACGCAGATCGTCGGACAAATGAAGGACGCGGTGCGCACCGCCTCCGAAGCCGGCGCGCTCGGCACCTATCTGAATCAGCTCTTTCAGCGCACGTTCGCCGTCGCCAAGGAAGTGCGCAGCACGACAGAAATCGGCGCGCAGTCGGTGTCGATGGCCGCCGCCGCGGTACGGCTCGCCCAACGCATTTTCGACAAGATCGCGAATCAGCGGGTGCTGTTCATTGGTGCTGGCGAAATGATCGAGCTGTGCGCGACGCATTTCGCCGCTCAGCAACCGCGTGAACTCGTCGTCGCGAACCGCACCGCCGAACGCGGCATGCGGCTCGCCGAGCGCTTCAACGGCCGCGCCATTCCACTCTCCGAGCTACCGGCGCGGATGCACGAATTCGACATCATCGTGTCGTGCACAGCGTCCACGTTGCCGATCATCGGTCTCGGCGCGGTCGAGCGTGCGGTCAAGGCGCGCCGTCACCGGCCGATTTTCATGGTCGACCTTGCTGTGCCGCGCGACATCGAACCCGAAGCCGGCCAGCTCGAAGACGTGTTCCTGTACACCGTCGACGACCTCGGCGCGATCGTCCGCGAAGGCAATGCGTCGCGCCAGGCCGCGGTCGCGCAGGCCGAAGCGATCATCGAAACGCGCGTGCAGAACTTCATGCAATGGCTTGACGCGCGCAGCATCGTGCCGGTGATCCGCCACATGCACACGCAGGCCGATACGCTGCGCCGCGCAGAGGTCGAACGCGCGCAGAAAATGCTCGCGCGCGGGGACGATCCGGCCGAGGTGCTCGAAGCACTGTCGCAATCGCTC